DNA from Chrysemys picta bellii isolate R12L10 chromosome 13, ASM1138683v2, whole genome shotgun sequence:
CGGTGGGCCACGTCCACCGTCGAGACCCCGGCCGGCTCGGGGGCCTCGGGGGCGGGCAGCAGGCTGATGAGGGTCTGAGGTATGACGGGATTCATGGGGAACAGCCCCTTCTTCATGCCATACAGCTGCTGGAAGTAGCCGCCGGGCAGCGGGGCGCTGAACAGGGAGGCTGGGGCGCCCGCTGGCACGGAGAAGGGCAGGAACTGGGTGCCCAGGAGGGTGGGCACCGTCGGCTTCAAACCCTTCAGGGTCTTTAGGGTGGGCGAGGTGGGGTTGGCCACGGTGCTGGGAAGTCTGGCGGCTCCAGCGACGGACACTCTGGTGGCTCCGGCGACCGACACTCCGGCGGCTCCCGGCTCCGGCTGGGTCTCCCCGGCGGGCTCCGGCGCCGAGCCGAGCTGGCTCTGAGGTAAGGGACGTCCTGACGgcgtggaacccaggagtccggtgCTGGGGGCGGCGGAGGGGCCTGTtcagaggatggggaaggggaggggaaaagcatTGTGGGGAGGTCACCATGGTGGGCTGAATATCCCTGCCCCTCCCGCTCAATTccactcttcccccacccccctgcacaaCCACgggaaccccacccccacccgatgGGGTCCCAGAGAGGGCAGGAagttgggaagggggagggaaatgggggagcagaggggaagaaGTTCAAAGCTGAGGGGCACCGCTagaggagagggagtggggagcatGCGGAAGAGGGACAGGAGAGGGGGACGGTGGTTGGGcccggggagggagagggaggagcaatgTAGAGGCGTGGGGGCATGTGGGAGGACACTggaagcaggggcagggaagcccccttcccctccccctactGACCCCACTCACCTCTCCACGCCCTGCCACTCACCTGCGGCACCGGCTGCCGGAGGCGCTCCAGGGGGGACGGGCAGGAGCGGGGGCCCTGGCGCTCCATCATGGCCCTCGCTGCGCAGCTGGGCCTGCACGGCCTCCTTGAGCCGGGCCAGGTGGCCACGGGAGAACAGGTGGCCACGGCAGGAGACATAGAAGTCGTACTTGACTTGGCAGACGGGGCACTCAGCCCGAGGCTCAGGGGGGCCCTcggagggagccccagggcccccCTCGCCCAAGGCCGCCTTGGCCTTCTTCTCTTTGGCCCGGGCATTCTGGAACCAGACCTGGATGACCCTTTTGGGCAGGCCGATCTCCTCACCCAGCACCTCGCACTCCTGCATGGTGGGCGTTCGGTAGGCCTCGTAACACGCCTTCATGATCTTCAGCTGCAGGCTGGACATCTGGGTCCGGTAGCGGCGCTGGCCCAGCAGATCCAGCCCGGCCGCCCCCTCCGACGCCGGCCCATGCCCGCCTGGTGACTCTGGATCggccaaggaggaggaagaggaggaagaagaatcaCTCAGATCGCCGCCGGATGGGCTCCGTGCTTCGTTCAACTCTGACGGCTCTGGCTCGGCCTGGTTGATGCTGTAGAGGACAGTGGCTGTCCCACCGTCAGAGACGCCATCAGAGACATTGGCCATCCTGCCACCGGAGACACTAGAGGTCCCGCCACAAGAGATATTGGCCATCCCGCCGCTGGAGACATTGGAGGTCCCACCAACAGAGAGGTTGGGGGTCCCACCAACGGAGACGTTGGCCATCCCGCCACCAGGACTCAACTTGGCCAAGGAAGAAGATGGGGAGGTCTTGATGGGGGGGATCCCGGTGCTGGCGCTGCACCGGAATTGCCCCTTGCGTTCCCTGGCGCGGGTGTTTTGGAACCACACCTGCACCACCCGTTTCTTGAGCCCCACCTCCTCTGAGATACAATCCAGCATCTTGCGGGTGGGGTTCGAGTCCTGCACATACCAGCGGTAGAGGATGTCCAGCTGCTCCGGGAGGATGGTGGTGCGGAGACGCTTGTCTCGCGGAGGATCCCCTTCGCCGCCGCTCCCGCCGCCCGGTGACTGGCTCCCGTCCTCGTGCTTCCTCTTCATGGGCGCCCCCTGGCTGTGGGGCAGCTCCGGCAGCGGGTCATGAGGGGCCAGGAATGCTGAGCCATGGACTCCTGGTGGATCAGAGGAGAATGTGGGGGCATTGCTCTCCAGGGGCTCCATGGCTCCATCACTCACTGGCTGATCTTCCTTGGGGTCTCCATCGCCCCTTggtgcctcttcctcctcttcctcctcctcttcctcagctGGTGGCTCGGGCTCTTCCTCCGGCTCCTCTTCCTCCGGCTCTTCCtctccttcttcctcctcctcctcattgccTTCCGCTGAGGGCTGGTCGTCATAGCATTTCTTGAGATGCCGCACCAGGTCGAAGATGCATCGGAAGGCGGCTTGGCATTTCTTACAGCTGGGTTGGCTGGTGACagtgccccctccagcacccccagcctcagCGCCATTCTTCCGGGCCTTCTGCCGGGCATTCTGGAACCACACCACGATGACCCGGTTGGCCAAGCCCAGGAGGACGGAGAGACGCTCCACCTCGCCATCCTTGGGGTAGGCGCTGGCTTCAAAGAAGGACTGGAGAGCCTGCGATTGGAACTCGGTGAATTTGGTGCGGGAGAACCGCCGGCTCGACTGACCGTCCCGGGATGGGTCTGTCCCTGCTTCCTCTTCCTCACCCCGGACCCACCGCCCTTCAGCTTCGGGCAGTGCCGGGGGCACCACCACCGGCACTGGCTGCATCAGGAAGGGTGGGCAGAGAGGGGTGATGCCTGGGGGCACTGGGGGTGtctctgtgggggcagtgccctcGGCCGGCGGGTACATGCTGTCATAGGTCTTCCGGAACTGGGCGGCATAGCGGCTGAGGGCCTCGAAGGGCAGGAAGCGCCGGTGAACATGTTCTTCGTGCGTCTTCAGGATGAGCATGTTGGAGAAGACCTTCCCGCACGTGCCGCACCGCAGCTTCTCGGCTGGCGGGCGGGGCAGCGGGGCCACCGGAGGGGgagccgcgccccccgccccctgcttgcCCTCATTGTACTGGATCACCAGCTCAAAGCCGAAGTTCTCCAGCAGAGCCTTGGCCGCCGGGTGGGAGGCCACGTTGGCTTCCTCTCCACCAGCATCCTCCTCCGTCTCCGGTTTGGCTGGGGCAGGCGGCGGGGGTGGCGGCGGAGGGGGCGGCTCCTTGGGCGGAGCCAGGATCAGCGGGGCGGACGGGGccggcagggccagggccggcgctgCCAGCGCGAGCTTGGGCGCCCCCTTGAGGTCGTGCAGGTAGAagggcaggaggagctgctgctgttgcagctTGAGGAGTGATTCCGGCACGACCGGGAACGGCGGCAGCAGCGGCGGGGAGAAGAGCGGTGCTGGGAAGGGCAGCGCCGTCGGCACCTCCAGGATCTTGGGGGGCTCGGCTTCGGtggggggggccggggctgcctctcccacctcccccgcCTCCGGTGCCTCTCCTTTGCTGGCGGCCTCCGCCTTGGCCACCCGGGAGCGGGTCTGGTGGAGCACCGAGCGCATGTGGATCTCGAGGGTGGAGCTCTGGTTGTAGGACACCCGGCACGTGGTGCATTTGTAGGGCTTGTCGGAGGAGGGTTGGGGGGCCCCGGGAGCCCCCGAGTCGCCCCGGGATGGGGCGGTGGGGTCGGATGAAGCCTTCTTCATCTTGTGGAGGTGGGAGACAGAGTTGTAGTGGACCAGAAGGATGTTCTTCTGGGTGAAGGACTCTTTGCACACTGTGCACTTGTAGGGCCGCGACGGATCCAAGAACTTGTCCAGGGCAAAGTTGGTGGCTTTCCGGTAGGACAGGGGGTGCCGCGGGTCCTGCAGGGCCGGCGAGGTCTCGGGGGGGCGCTGCTGCTCTTCAGAGAGGGCCGGAAGCTGGACAGCGGCTTCCTCCTCCGGGTCGTCGGCCTTCGGAGCCAGGGGGGAGgccgggcggggtggggggggcaggtcggccgctggaggagggggtgagggggcaggggggactgGGGCTGAGGTGGCAGcatctccagcagggggcgctgcagggggaGCGAGagaaaggtggggtgggggaatcaaTAACGGAGGCTCCAATAACCCCAACTCCAGCCCCGCAGGGGTGAAccctccccagggccggctctaacttttttgccgccccaagcagcaaaaaaaagcgccggcccgccgtaacaccctccctcccagcgccgccccgccgaaacacccccccaccgAGTGCCGTGCCGCCGAAACCACCCCTgcggagcgccgcgctgccaaaacccccgccgagcgccacgccgccgaacaccccctgcccccccgcggAGTGTTGCGCTGCCAAACACCTCCCACCGAGCACTGcgccgccggaaaccccccccccgccgagcaccgccaaacaccccccaccgagcactgcgccgccggaaccccccccgccgagcaccgccaaacaccccccaccgagcactgcgccgccggaatccccccgccgagcaccgcactgccccccgccactccaagattggccgccccttaccaggtgccgccccaagcacgtgcttggttgcctggtgcctggagccagccctgaccctcccccatccccaatttcCTCCGCAATCCCTGGCCATCCACCgtctccccgcccggccccaggGGGCACTGTGCCAGGGGGTCCCCACACTGCTCCatctccccgcccggccccaggGGGCGCTCACCTGTGGGTGCCAATTCACACTCCCCCCCGCACTCAGGGTTGGGGGCCGCTCCTGTCTCggggggttcaggggcagggctggggctgggtaggACTTTGGTGGCAAAGTTCATCTCCACAGTCGTGGCCTGGGGAGAGAATGAAACAGGAGAATTCAATGAGTGCAAAGTTATACCAGGCCTGGACCCCATCTCCCAGCCTGGcactggggggcgctgtgctctggggtcccagcccggcactagggggcgctgtgccaggggaggtcccagcccagcactagggggcgctgtgccgtgggggaggtcccagcccggcactagGGGCGTTGTGCCgtggggggtcccagcccggcactagGGGAGCTGTGCCAtgggggtcccagcccggcactagGGACGTTGTGTCatggggggggtcccagcccggcactagGGGAGCTGTGTCAtgggggtcccagcccggcactagggggcgctgtgccgtgCGGGAggtcccagcccggcactagGGGCGTTGTGCcaggggggtcccagcccggcactagGGGCGTTGTGCCatggggggggtcccagcccggcactagggggcgctgtgccgtgCGGGAggtcccagcccggcactagGGGCGCTGTGTCAtgggggtcccagcccggcactagGGGCGCTGTGCCATGGTggtcccagcccggcactagGGGCGTTGTGTCatggggggggtcccagcccggcactagggggcgctgtgccatgggggtcccagcccggcactagGGGCGTTGTGCcaggggggtcccagcccggcactagGGGCGTTGTGTCAtgggggtcccagcccggcactagGGACGTTGTGTCatggggggggtcccagcccggcactagGGGCGTTGTGCcaggggggtcccagcccggcactagGGGCGTTGTGTCAtgggggtcccagcccggcactagGGACGTTGTGTCatggggggggtcccagcccggcactagGGGCGTTGTGCCAtgggggtcccagcccggcactgGGGGCGCTGTGTCatggggggggtcccagcccggcactagGGGCGTTGTGCcaggggggtcccagcccggcactagggggcgctgtgccatgggggtcccagcccggcactagggggcgctgtgccatgggggaggtcccagcccggcactagGGGTGCTGTGCCAtgggggtcccagcccggcactagGGGCGTTGTGCCATGGGGGGGTCCTAGCCCGGCACTAGGGGGCGTTGTGCCatgggggggtcccagcccggcactagggggcgctgtgccgtgCGGGAggtcccagcccggcactagGGGCGTTGTGCcaggggggtcccagcccggcactagGGGCGTTGTGCCATGGGGGAggtcccagcccggcactagGGGCGTTGTGCCatggggggggtcccagcccggcactagggggcgctgtgccgtgggggaggtcccagcccggcactagGGGCGCAGTGTCAtgggggtcccagcccggcactagggggcgctgtgctgtgcgggaggtcccagcccggcactagGGGCGCTGTGTCAtgggggtcccagcccggcactagggggcactgtgctgtgcGGGAggtcccagcccggcactagGGGCGCTGTGCCATGGCggtcccagcccggcactagGGGCGTTGTGTCATGGGGGGGGTCCGAgcccggcactagggggcgctgtgtcatgggggaggtcccagcccggcactagGGGCGCTGTGCCGTGCGGGAggtcccagcccggcactagGGGCGCTGTGCcaggggggtcccagcccggcactagGGGCGTTGTGCCatggggggggtcccagcccggcactagggggcgctgtgccgtgCGGGAggtcccagcccggcactagGGGCGCTGTGTCAtgggggtcccagcccggcactagggggcgctgtgccgtggggggggtcccagcccggcactaggggcgttgtgccatgggggggggtcccagcccggcactagGGGCGTTGTGCCatggggggggtcccagcccggcactagGGGCGCTGTGCCATGGCggtcccagcccggcactagGGGCGTTGTGCCatgggggggtcccagcccggcactagggggcgctgtgctgtgcgggaggtcccagcccggcactagGGGCGCTGTGCCATGGCggtcccagcccggcactagGGGCGTTGTGTCATGGGGGGGGTCCGAgcccggcactagggggcgctgtgccgtgggggaggtcccagcccggcactagGGGCATTGTGTCATGGGGGGGTCCGAgcccggcactagggggcgctgtgccatgGGGGTCCCAGCCTGGCACTAGGGGCGCTGTGCCgtggggggtcccagcccggcactagGGGCGTTGTGTCGTGGGGGGGTCCTagcctggcactagggggcgTTGTGCCatggggggggtcccagcccggcactagggggcgctgtgccgtgggggaggtcccagcccggcactagggggcgctgtgccgtgggggaggtcccagcccggcactagGGGAGCTGTGCCAtgggggtcccagcccggcactgGGGGCGCTGTGTCatggggggggtcccagcccggcactagGGGCGTTGTGTCAtgggggtcccagcccggcactagggggcgctgtgccgtgGGGGAGGTCCCAGCCCAGCACTAGGGGTTCTGTGCCgtggggggtcccagcccggcactagGGGAGCTGTGCCAtgggggtcccagcccggcactgGGGGCGCTGTGTCatggggggggtcccagcccggcactagGGGCGTTGTGTCAtgggggtcccagcccggcactagggggcgctgtgccgtgggggaggtcccagcccggcactagggggcgctgtgccatgggggaggtcccagcccggcactagGGGCGTTGTGTCatgggggggtcccagcccggcactgGGGGCGCTGTGCCGTGGGGGAggtcccagcccggcactagGGGCGCTCACCACAAGCAGCAGCTTCTCCACGCATTCGGGCACCACGTTGTGGACGTGACTGAGGTGGACGCGCAGGCTGCCTCTGCCCACCAGCTGCTCCTCCTGGCACAGCGGGCAGCGGTAGGTCGgctgcaaggcatgctgggacaCGGCGTGGCTGCGCACCCCCGCCGGCGCCCGGCTCACATAGCTGCAGTACGGGCAGCAGAACACCTGGGTGGGGGGCGGCGGAGAGAGGGGTTGTCAGATCATATGGGAGGGGCCCAGGCGTTTGGGACAGGGGAaaaggacccaggcatccgggatgGGGGAAAGGGGCCCAGGCATCCAGAACCAGAGAGTGGATCCAGGAATCCGGGACAGCTGTCCTGCAGCTCCCGGTCCCATGGGGTGGGCCAGGGAGAGACAGGGATGCGCAAAAgcggacccaggagtccgggacgGGGGAAAGAGACTCGGGCATCTAGGACAGCAGCCCTGCAGCTGTCAGGCCTTGGGGCATGGTGGAGGGACCAGAATTGGACTCAGGTGTCCGGGATGGGGAGTTGCCCCCTCCCACTTGGGGTGCTCACCGTGGTCTGGGTTTCCCCGGCTGCTCGGCTCTTCGTCTCGGTCTCGTCCAGtcctgcagtgtgtgtggggggggtgttagcGACttgctctgcttcccctcccctcccgcccaacCCGTCCCCCCCTTGGGGCTccacgcggcccctcccccccagcacccgccAAGCAGAGCTCCCTCCGGGTTGGGCCGAGGCTTGGGGGAGAGGGCGGAGCACATGTGGGGTCAGGGCCCCCCCCGGTCTAGGCTGCCCGGCTCCAGGAGAGTCAAGCAGGGAGGGCAAAGCTGGAATCTcacatgggggtgcaggaacccaggcatcctgcgaGGAGAAGGGGCCACtcacctgggggcggggctttgtTCAGAGTCTCTTTCTCCGGGGTCCTGGGCTCAGAGGTTGATTCCTTCCCTGGTGGGAGGGCAGACGAGATGGGTTAGGGGAGTgggagcagtggggtggggccgggggcatgaTGTGATTGATGAAACGCTCCCCCCCCTCGCTTCATTCCCCCCATCCCTGCATCAGCTTTGTTAGACTGGCCCCAGAACCAGATGGTGCCCCTCActtccgacccgcagccccctgctagcccagccctggcctccccccagctctgctagtgcccctcactcccgacctgcagccccctgctcgcccagccctggcctcccccgcTCAGCCCAGctctaccggtgcccctcactcctgacccgcagccccctgctaacccagccctgggcccccccagccctgctagtgcccctcacttccgacccgcagccccctgctagcccagccctggcctcccccgcTCAGCCCAGctctaccggtgcccctcactcctgacccgcagccccctgctagcccagccctgggccccccgtcctgctagtgcccctcactcctgacctgcagcccctgctagcccagccctgggccccccaagccctgctagtgcccctcactcctgacccgcagccccctgctagcccagccctgggccccccaagccctgctagtgcccctcactcccgacccgcaccccTTGCTAGCCAAGCCCTGGGCCCCCACAAGCACtgccccctcactcctgacccgcagccccctgctagcccagccctgggccccccaagccctgctagtgcccctcactcccgacccgcaccccctgctagcccagccctgggctcccccccagacCAGCTCTACCAATGCCCTTCACTCCCAAACTGCAACCCCCCAGGTTCAGGGGAAcgggaagggggggcagattCTGGGAACCTCACAGGGGCTGTCAGTCACAGAGAGataatttctctctttctctcgctCATTTTTTTCCTGTTCCTTCGTTCTCCCTGCTGGTTGCTAGGCAACGAGTCCCGGTGTCTGTCATAATCCATTAGGAGGGGAGCGTTTCTCCGCGGCCGCTTCGCGCTTGAATGTGTCCCAGGGCGGCATGAGAATTAAACACCAAGCGGGGTGGGGAACGGCGGCCGTGATAGCgttcctcactcccgacccacagccccatgcgctgccagccctgggctcccccctttcCCAGCTCACTCCTGACCCATAGCCCCTGGGTACCGGTGCTCCGTGGCACGGGCTCGGCCAGGCGGATGCATCTCTCCAGGGCCATGGTGCCCTCGTCTGTGGGTCGCCCGCCCTGCAGCAGGTGGAGGCGATGCTGGCCGTGGGCATCGCGGTGCCGGGGGGCCCGCAGGTGGCACAACATGGCGAGGCAGGAAGGAGCGGTGGTGTTGCAGAGCAGGCAGTGGAAGTGGGGGGGGTCGGGACCCAGTGCCGACGCCTCCAACTCCAGCaggaactggggtggggagagagagatcagAGGTGTTGGGGGAAGCCCCTCCtgaaccctgcccccccccagtgtatatccctcccccccagcactcccctcctggcttccctccccccccagaaccgATGGGTCCCCCCTCTGTTGGTTGCCTCATCCCCATGCCTGGTTGCCACGCCCTcacctttcattccccaccccttctgctgtagccctgccctcccctgctcacCTTGTATcttgtccccaccccctcccacagccctgcctcATCCTTACCTTGAAGCCCCACCCTTCCccatagccccgccccctcaccttGTAGCTTCGCTCGCCCTCCTcgtgccccgccccccgcacGTGCAGCCGCATCTTCTCCTTGCTGTTGGTCTCGTAGTCGCAGAGGTTGCAGCgcaggtggagggggggcggggcaggggcggggccaggctgcaGCTCAGCCCCTGCGGGGGTGGCGGTGggcaaagccccgcccccctcgcgcAGGTGGGCAGCTAGCTGGTACTTGTGGGCGTGCTTGTCGGTCTTCAGGTGCAGCTGGAAGTTGGCCTTGAGCTGGGTGCCGTAGGCGCAGAGCCGACAGCGGTGGAGATCCCCCGCCACCTCCTTCCACTCAGCCTCGGGCAGCCGGCGCGGAGCGGTGGAGTGGCGAAGTAGTTCCTCCACACTGTCCGTGCCGAAGCGCTGGCACACCAGGCAGCCGAAGAGCCGCTCCGATGCCACCAGCGTAGCCAGTGGCGGGGAGGCAGGGGCCAGTGGGGGCGGAGGACATGGGGATGGGGAAAGCGGCACCGGAGCCGCTGGcggtggggcagagagagaacaAGACAAGGGAAAAGCgaaagaggaaaaggaagaatGAATGAGAGGCAAAGGAACGAGTAAAAGGAAGAAATAATGATAGGAAAGGGAAGAATGAATGCGAAAGAAAGGAATAAAGAATGAATAAGAAATTGAAAGAAAATGAACAAGAGAATGAataagagagagaaggaaagaattaacaaatgggggagagagaagacaAAAAGAATGAACAAATAAAACAGGAAGAAATGAGCAAGAAAGACAGCCAGAAAGGGGAAACAATTGAAAGAATGAAtggagaggaaagagagaaagaatgaaTGTGTGTGAGCAAGAAAGGAGGAATGAAAGAACAAATGAATGTATAAGAAAGAGAATGGGTAAGAAACAATGAATGaatgagagagaaagggaaagaacaaaagaaaaaacaggaatgaataaaaaatgaaagtggaaggaaggaaggaaggaaggaatgaaaagaaagagagagtgaaATGTAGAGAAGATAGACAGAAGAGAATGGATGAAATCTGTTAATATTGACCTGAAAAGACATTTTCCCTACTGTCCCCACAAACTCTCTTGGGGGATCCCAGCCTTTCCAGCCCCCTCCAGGTTATCAGTGTCCTTCCCCATGGAAGGAGGAAGGGGAATGGTGGaatggagcaggagggaggggatggggctctCAGAGGTGGGAGTAGGGTTGGGAAGGGGGCATGGAGCTCACTGGTGGGGTGGACATGGGGAGacatggggaggaaggagagacatGGGAGCATGTGAACAGGGATCCCCCTATTGATGGCCATCCTGAAGTTGGACCCCATTGTTGGCCAACCCAATGTCGACTCAGTTGTTGGCCAACCCAACATTGACCCCACTGTTGGCCAACTCACCCAACATTAACTACTGTGGGGAACGGGGCGCACAGTGTGGGCAGGTCACTGGCGGTGATGGTGGTGGCAGTGGGAGATGTGAAGACATGGTGTGAGGCAAAGGGCCGCAGCCCCTTACCTGGTGCTGAAAccgcccccttcctcccagcgggACCCAGTGGGTGGAAGCCAttgagcagcagctgtgctggtTCCATGGGCTTCTCCACCCGCAGTCCCGGGACGGCGCCGGTGGCTCCTGCATGGTGGTGGCCGTGGTGGTgacccagagcttgcaccccatagaactggaagagctCGGTCTGCGGCTGCTGTttccccccactgctgccccccgGCTGTCCCAGGAGCCCGGGCAAGGCCAATGGCAGCCCTTGGTGGAGGAGAAGCACATTCTGCATGTGCTTTTCCGATGTCATGTGGATGCGAAGGTTGCGGGAGATGCCGGTCTCATAGCTGCAGACTTTGCACTGCCAGGATGTCTTGCTTTTGGTCTCTTTCTCCTCAGGGGCCACCGGGgtcggggctgtgggggtggctgggggcactGGCTGGGCCCCGCCGCTTGTGTTGGCCTGGAAACCCTGAAGGTTGGCCAGATGCTTGTCTGACTGCATGTGGATGCTGAGGTTCCCCTTGGTGGTGGTGGAGTAGTTGCAAGCCTCACAGCGGTACGGCTTATAGCCACAGTTGTAGCTCTCACCCCGGGCCAGGCGCGGGTGGGGGCCTCCGGCACTGCAGTAGGCGCAGTGGCTGTTGCTCTCAGGATGCTTCTCCTTCATGTGGACATCCAGGGTCTGCTGGTACTTGTAGTGCCAGTTGCATTTGGGGCACTTGAGGGTTTTGCAGGAGTTGCGGGAATGCAGCAGGGACATGTGGCCAGAGAGACTGAGCCCAGGATAGGCCATGGCCGTGTAATCATCCCCAAAGCCAAGAGGGACCCCTCCAGTGTTGGAGTTGACCCCGCTGTTGGCCAACCCAACATTGGACTCGCTGTTGGACTCGTTGTTGAGCTCGGTGTTGGCCTTCCCTGGCGGTGGGTCATCCGGGACGTTGGTGCCTCTGGGTGGGCTTTGGCCATGTGAGCTTTGGTCCGGCAGAAGCCTCAGCCCATCCCCTTCTTCCTtcctgccttcagccttctcctcctgttgctcctcctcctctcccccgttGGCCCAGTCCACGCCGCCGGCCCTTGAATCTTTGGCATCGGGTGGCTTGCGTCCTTCTCGGgggcttctctcctcctcctcctccttcattACATTCACCCATCCACTACACATTCCGGCGCTGAGGTCCACCCCGCTGGGGGGGTTATTTGGTTCTAGGAAGCTGAGGGCAGTGCCCTGGAGCACGGCGGGGACTCCTTGGGACAGGGCCCGGCGCTCCCCGGGGCTGAGCCGCACCCCATGGGCTGAGAGGGCGTGGGATGCCAAGGAGCGGCCCTGTCGGAAGGAGAGACGGCAGGCCAAGCACAGCCACAGTGGCCATGATGGTTCTTCCTCTTGGCCAACTTTGGCTTCCCCCTCCCCGTCGGTGACGGCATCTTTGGGTTCGGTGGGAGAGTTTTTGGCAGAGGTGGTGGGAGCAGAGGCCCTGGCTAGTCGGTAGCTGCGGAAGGCGCCGGATGGGGGCTGCTCGCCCGGCGCTGAGGTATTCTGGGACATTTGGTCAGTAGACGTAAAGCCTTGGTTGGGGCCGCCATCTTGGA
Protein-coding regions in this window:
- the ZFHX2 gene encoding zinc finger homeobox protein 2 is translated as MDAPSNSASSSSSSAPTTDGQDARAVGWPPQDPSAPPATKEPSLPDRPSTSPSPAETMRPSPVPQPEPGPANLPAAILSAPQLQAGFGLVAPSPSLLHPSAPREDAKEEEEEEGNDDDEEDAEDGGSTAHLLFFPDGSAYLLSGGHVLLPKGYPGATATLPVSTLHVQDGGPNQGFTSTDQMSQNTSAPGEQPPSGAFRSYRLARASAPTTSAKNSPTEPKDAVTDGEGEAKVGQEEEPSWPLWLCLACRLSFRQGRSLASHALSAHGVRLSPGERRALSQGVPAVLQGTALSFLEPNNPPSGVDLSAGMCSGWVNVMKEEEEERSPREGRKPPDAKDSRAGGVDWANGGEEEEQQEEKAEGRKEEGDGLRLLPDQSSHGQSPPRGTNVPDDPPPGKANTELNNESNSESNVGLANSGVNSNTGGVPLGFGDDYTAMAYPGLSLSGHMSLLHSRNSCKTLKCPKCNWHYKYQQTLDVHMKEKHPESNSHCAYCSAGGPHPRLARGESYNCGYKPYRCEACNYSTTTKGNLSIHMQSDKHLANLQGFQANTSGGAQPVPPATPTAPTPVAPEEKETKSKTSWQCKVCSYETGISRNLRIHMTSEKHMQNVLLLHQGLPLALPGLLGQPGGSSGGKQQPQTELFQFYGVQALGHHHGHHHAGATGAVPGLRVEKPMEPAQLLLNGFHPLGPAGRKGAVSAPAAPVPLSPSPCPPPPLAPASPPLATLVASERLFGCLVCQRFGTDSVEELLRHSTAPRRLPEAEWKEVAGDLHRCRLCAYGTQLKANFQLHLKTDKHAHKYQLAAHLREGGGALPTATPAGAELQPGPAPAPPPLHLRCNLCDYETNSKEKMRLHVRGAGHEEGERSYKFLLELEASALGPDPPHFHCLLCNTTAPSCLAMLCHLRAPRHRDAHGQHRLHLLQGGRPTDEGTMALERCIRLAEPVPRSTGKESTSEPRTPEKETLNKAPPPGLDETETKSRAAGETQTTVFCCPYCSYVSRAPAGVRSHAVSQHALQPTYRCPLCQEEQLVGRGSLRVHLSHVHNVVPECVEKLLLVATTVEMNFATKVLPSPSPAPEPPETGAAPNPECGGECELAPTAPPAGDAATSAPVPPAPSPPPPAADLPPPPRPASPLAPKADDPEEEAAVQLPALSEEQQRPPETSPALQDPRHPLSYRKATNFALDKFLDPSRPYKCTVCKESFTQKNILLVHYNSVSHLHKMKKASSDPTAPSRGDSGAPGAPQPSSDKPYKCTTCRVSYNQSSTLEIHMRSVLHQTRSRVAKAEAASKGEAPEAGEVGEAAPAPPTEAEPPKILEVPTALPFPAPLFSPPLLPPFPVVPESLLKLQQQQLLLPFYLHDLKGAPKLALAAPALALPAPSAPLILAPPKEPPPPPPPPPPAPAKPETEEDAGGEEANVASHPAAKALLENFGFELVIQYNEGKQGAGGAAPPPVAPLPRPPAEKLRCGTCGKVFSNMLILKTHEEHVHRRFLPFEALSRYAAQFRKTYDSMYPPAEGTAPTETPPVPPGITPLCPPFLMQPVPVVVPPALPEAEGRWVRGEEEEAGTDPSRDGQSSRRFSRTKFTEFQSQALQSFFEASAYPKDGEVERLSVLLGLANRVIVVWFQNARQKARKNGAEAGGAGGGTVTSQPSCKKCQAAFRCIFDLVRHLKKCYDDQPSAEGNEEEEEEGEEEPEEEEPEEEPEPPAEEEEEEEEEEAPRGDGDPKEDQPVSDGAMEPLESNAPTFSSDPPGVHGSAFLAPHDPLPELPHSQGAPMKRKHEDGSQSPGGGSGGEGDPPRDKRLRTTILPEQLDILYRWYVQDSNPTRKMLDCISEEVGLKKRVVQVWFQNTRARERKGQFRCSASTGIPPIKTSPSSSLAKLSPGGGMANVSVGGTPNLSVGGTSNVSSGGMANISCGGTSSVSGGRMANVSDGVSDGGTATVLYSINQAEPEPSELNEARSPSGGDLSDSSSSSSSSLADPESPGGHGPASEGAAGLDLLGQRRYRTQMSSLQLKIMKACYEAYRTPTMQECEVLGEEIGLPKRVIQVWFQNARAKEKKAKAALGEGGPGAPSEGPPEPRAECPVCQVKYDFYVSCRGHLFSRGHLARLKEAVQAQLRSEGHDGAPGPPLLPVPPGAPPAAGAAGPSAAPSTGLLGSTPSGRPLPQSQLGSAPEPAGETQPEPGAAGVSVAGATRVSVAGAARLPSTVANPTSPTLKTLKGLKPTVPTLLGTQFLPFSVPAGAPASLFSAPLPGGYFQQLYGMKKGLFPMNPVIPQTLISLLPAPEAPEPAGVSTVDVAHRYLCRQCKAAFEGEEAAAAHQAGFCYYGQPAPAPLRVPVCTYHCLACEVLVSGREALGAHLRSSAHRRKASPAPAASPAPGPALAFAKEEAKLPHSDPSPKSNSTSTTLLAL